In Euwallacea similis isolate ESF13 chromosome 17, ESF131.1, whole genome shotgun sequence, a single window of DNA contains:
- the Mcad gene encoding medium-chain specific acyl-CoA dehydrogenase, mitochondrial isoform X2: protein MAFSQFVRTATRASFKPLPSRNYSAKVYPNGYNFQLNDTQKEFQETARKFAREEIIPVAAEYDKTGAYPWDIFKKAHQLGLVNTHIPEELGGIGLNTFDGTLITEELAYGCTGINACLQITHIGQTPVLLTGNKEQQKKYLGRLIEEPLVAAYCVTEPGAGSDVNGLKTKAEKKGDEYILNGQKMWITGGGVANWYFVLARTNPDPKCPAGKAFTGFIVEREWPGVTPGRKEINMGQRASDTRGITFEDVKVPKENVLIGEGQGFKIAMTTFDKTRPPVAAAAVGLAQRALDEASKYALERKTFGTPIINHQAVAFMLAEMAIGVETGRLSWMKAAWETDNNIRNSYSAAIAKGWCADMANRCASDAVQIFGGNGFNSDYPVEKLMRDAKILQIYEGTSQIQRMIISRHIAERAKSLI, encoded by the exons ATGGCGTTTTCTCAG TTTGTCAGAACTGCTACCAGAGCCAGCTTTAAACCTCTGCCATCAAGAAACTACAGTGCTAAGGTTTATCCCAATGGATATAATTTTC AACTTAACGACACCCAAAAGGAATTCCAGGAGACAGCTCGAAAGTTTGCAAGGGAAGAAATTATTCCTGTGGCAGCTGAATATGACAAAACTGGGGCATATCCATGGGACATTTTCAAGAAAGCTCACCAACTGGGTTTGGTGAATACTCATATTCCTGAGGAGTTAG GTGGTATTGGCTTAAATACATTTGATGGAACTCTCATTACTGAAGAGTTGGCTTATGGTTGCACTGGCATTAATGCATGTTTACAAATTACACATATTGGA CAAACTCCTGTACTATTAACGGGTAACAAAGAACAACAGAAGAAGTACCTAGGAAGACTGATTGAAGAGCCATTAGTAGCTGCTTACTGTGTTACTGAACCTGGTGCTGGATCAGATGTAAACGGCCTCAAAACTAAAGCggaaaaaaaaggtgatgagtatattttaaatggtcagAAGATGTGGATTACTGGAGGAGGAGTTGCTAATTG GTATTTCGTCCTGGCAAGAACCAACCCAGACCCAAAATGCCCGGCTGGCAAAGCATTTACCGGTTTTATAGTCGAAAGAGAGTGGCCTGGAGTCACTCCCGGTCGTAag GAAATCAACATGGGACAAAGAGCTTCAGACACTCGAGGTATCACCTTTGAGGACGTCAAAGTACCTAAAGAGAATGTGTTAATTGGTGAAGGGCAGGGATTCAAGATCGCTATGACCACTTTTGACAAAACCAGGCCTCCA GTAGCAGCAGCAGCTGTCGGTCTTGCACAGCGAGCATTGGATGAAGCTTCCAAGTACGCGTTAGAAAGAAAAACCTTTGGAACACCCATTATTAACCATCAAGCTGTGGCGTTTATGCTCGCAGAGATGGCAATAG GGGTGGAAACTGGTAGATTATCTTGGATGAAAGCCGCCTGGGAAACCGACAACAATATAAGAAACAGCTATTCTGCAGCGATTGCCAAGGGCTGGTGTGCAGATATGGCCAACAGATGCGCTTCTGATGCAGTCCAg attttcggAGGCAATGGCTTCAACAGCGATTATCCAGTGGAAAAACTCATGAGAGACGCGAAAATCTTACAAATTTACGAGGGAACATCGCAGATTCAGAGAATGATTATTTCGAGGCATATTGCCGAGAGAGCTAAAAGCTTAATTTAG
- the Mcad gene encoding medium-chain specific acyl-CoA dehydrogenase, mitochondrial isoform X1, which produces MAFSQFVRTATRASFKPLPSRNYSAKVYPNGYNFQLNDTQKEFQETARKFAREEIIPVAAEYDKTGAYPWDIFKKAHQLGLVNTHIPEELGGLDMGTFDGCIVKEEIAYGCTGISTALEATSLGQTPVLLTGNKEQQKKYLGRLIEEPLVAAYCVTEPGAGSDVNGLKTKAEKKGDEYILNGQKMWITGGGVANWYFVLARTNPDPKCPAGKAFTGFIVEREWPGVTPGRKEINMGQRASDTRGITFEDVKVPKENVLIGEGQGFKIAMTTFDKTRPPVAAAAVGLAQRALDEASKYALERKTFGTPIINHQAVAFMLAEMAIGVETGRLSWMKAAWETDNNIRNSYSAAIAKGWCADMANRCASDAVQIFGGNGFNSDYPVEKLMRDAKILQIYEGTSQIQRMIISRHIAERAKSLI; this is translated from the exons ATGGCGTTTTCTCAG TTTGTCAGAACTGCTACCAGAGCCAGCTTTAAACCTCTGCCATCAAGAAACTACAGTGCTAAGGTTTATCCCAATGGATATAATTTTC AACTTAACGACACCCAAAAGGAATTCCAGGAGACAGCTCGAAAGTTTGCAAGGGAAGAAATTATTCCTGTGGCAGCTGAATATGACAAAACTGGGGCATATCCATGGGACATTTTCAAGAAAGCTCACCAACTGGGTTTGGTGAATACTCATATTCCTGAGGAGTTAG GTGGTTTAGATATGGGAACTTTTGATGGGTGTATTGTAAAAGAGGAAATAGCCTATGGTTGCACTGGGATATCTACAGCTTTAGAAGCAACCTCATTGGGT CAAACTCCTGTACTATTAACGGGTAACAAAGAACAACAGAAGAAGTACCTAGGAAGACTGATTGAAGAGCCATTAGTAGCTGCTTACTGTGTTACTGAACCTGGTGCTGGATCAGATGTAAACGGCCTCAAAACTAAAGCggaaaaaaaaggtgatgagtatattttaaatggtcagAAGATGTGGATTACTGGAGGAGGAGTTGCTAATTG GTATTTCGTCCTGGCAAGAACCAACCCAGACCCAAAATGCCCGGCTGGCAAAGCATTTACCGGTTTTATAGTCGAAAGAGAGTGGCCTGGAGTCACTCCCGGTCGTAag GAAATCAACATGGGACAAAGAGCTTCAGACACTCGAGGTATCACCTTTGAGGACGTCAAAGTACCTAAAGAGAATGTGTTAATTGGTGAAGGGCAGGGATTCAAGATCGCTATGACCACTTTTGACAAAACCAGGCCTCCA GTAGCAGCAGCAGCTGTCGGTCTTGCACAGCGAGCATTGGATGAAGCTTCCAAGTACGCGTTAGAAAGAAAAACCTTTGGAACACCCATTATTAACCATCAAGCTGTGGCGTTTATGCTCGCAGAGATGGCAATAG GGGTGGAAACTGGTAGATTATCTTGGATGAAAGCCGCCTGGGAAACCGACAACAATATAAGAAACAGCTATTCTGCAGCGATTGCCAAGGGCTGGTGTGCAGATATGGCCAACAGATGCGCTTCTGATGCAGTCCAg attttcggAGGCAATGGCTTCAACAGCGATTATCCAGTGGAAAAACTCATGAGAGACGCGAAAATCTTACAAATTTACGAGGGAACATCGCAGATTCAGAGAATGATTATTTCGAGGCATATTGCCGAGAGAGCTAAAAGCTTAATTTAG